A window of Streptomyces sp. DG1A-41 contains these coding sequences:
- a CDS encoding Lrp/AsnC family transcriptional regulator, producing MIDDVDRKILHALQCAPRLPFRRIAEATGVSEQTAARRYHALRRSGVMRVVGLVNPAVHGQAQWVARIRSRPDRVGPLADSLAKRPDIAYANLASGGSEIICTVRSPVEAHRDDILLRQLPRSASVLDVSIDLLLHPFGETGTSEWTGYGAGLTPDQVRQLTADRPPAPAGPLRPPTDEDTPLLDALAEDGRTTHTRLAELTGWSNARVARRLEALENSGTLFYDVELLPERLGHTLNATLWLRVAPARLEQAGEELARHPEVAFAGAISGHHNLMVSVICRDTEDFYRYLTTRVAAIDGIDAYEVSIRVRRLKQGASLIFHGRLVHPAPA from the coding sequence GTGATCGACGATGTGGACAGGAAAATCCTCCACGCGCTCCAGTGCGCACCCCGTCTCCCGTTCCGGCGCATCGCCGAGGCGACCGGCGTGTCGGAACAGACGGCCGCCCGCCGCTACCATGCCCTGCGCCGCAGCGGGGTGATGCGCGTGGTCGGCCTGGTCAACCCGGCGGTGCACGGCCAGGCCCAGTGGGTGGCCCGCATCCGCTCCCGCCCCGACCGGGTCGGCCCCCTGGCGGACTCCCTGGCCAAGCGGCCGGACATCGCCTACGCCAACCTCGCCTCGGGCGGCTCGGAGATCATCTGCACGGTCCGCTCCCCCGTCGAGGCCCACCGCGACGACATCCTCCTGCGTCAACTGCCCCGCTCCGCCTCCGTCCTCGACGTCAGCATCGACCTCCTCCTGCACCCCTTCGGCGAGACCGGCACCAGTGAATGGACCGGCTACGGCGCCGGCCTCACCCCCGACCAGGTACGGCAGCTCACCGCCGACCGGCCACCCGCCCCCGCCGGACCACTACGGCCCCCCACGGACGAGGACACCCCCCTGCTGGACGCCCTCGCCGAGGACGGCCGCACCACCCACACCCGCCTCGCCGAGCTCACCGGCTGGTCCAACGCGCGCGTCGCCCGTCGCCTGGAGGCCCTGGAGAACTCCGGCACCCTCTTCTACGACGTAGAACTGCTGCCCGAGCGCCTCGGCCACACCCTGAACGCCACCCTCTGGCTGCGCGTCGCCCCCGCCCGGCTCGAACAGGCCGGGGAAGAACTCGCCCGGCACCCCGAAGTCGCCTTCGCCGGCGCCATCAGCGGCCACCACAACCTGATGGTCAGCGTCATCTGCCGCGACACCGAGGACTTCTACCGCTACCTCACCACCCGCGTCGCCGCCATCGACGGCATCGACGCCTACGAGGTCAGCATCCGCGTCCGCCGCCTGAAACAGGGCGCCTCACTCATCTTCCACGGCCGCCTCGTCCATCCGGCGCCGGCATGA
- a CDS encoding glycine cleavage T C-terminal barrel domain-containing protein, whose translation MDFTVDTFRSTPAFDILAKLFGRPEHTDWLDESMSWKQTCYIGDWSFLPQTRFRGPGVPELFSGISVNSFRRFPVGASKHVVQTNTHGHVMSEGILTRLDEEDYVFHGPGGDWARYNLEHGDSRATAEDEDWFVYQVSGPSSIPLLMELTGDERLLDTPYMCAVPTTIAGHGVWALRQGMAGEVGFELQGPREFGGAVCDAVVEAGQKYGIRRLGNRAAPINHLENAVPTRNLDYLPALYEPEQAVFLTHLLSSPWHIPRAFIAGSFEGEYLRDYYRDPVELGWTRQISFDHAFLGDAALREKLARPTRVLRTLVWNSDDVLDVHRSLYGDGPHHTFMDMPRDLRGHLWVDRVERDGVLVGTATSRGYSYYFRKMLSLAVLNVADAEIGTQVEVVWGNPGDPVKRIRATVAKAPFKRVRSRAELRAHLAAYRAEFGSAA comes from the coding sequence GTGGACTTCACCGTCGACACCTTCCGCTCGACACCCGCGTTCGACATCCTCGCCAAGCTCTTCGGGCGGCCGGAGCACACCGACTGGCTCGACGAGAGCATGTCGTGGAAGCAGACCTGCTACATCGGTGACTGGTCGTTCCTGCCGCAGACCCGCTTCCGCGGCCCGGGTGTGCCGGAGCTGTTCTCGGGCATCTCGGTCAACTCCTTCCGACGGTTCCCGGTGGGCGCCTCCAAGCACGTCGTGCAGACCAACACGCACGGCCACGTCATGAGCGAGGGCATCCTGACCCGGCTGGACGAGGAGGACTACGTCTTCCACGGGCCGGGCGGCGACTGGGCCCGGTACAACCTGGAGCACGGCGACTCCAGGGCCACCGCCGAGGACGAGGACTGGTTCGTGTACCAGGTATCCGGCCCCTCGTCGATCCCGCTGCTGATGGAACTCACCGGCGACGAGCGGCTGTTGGACACCCCCTACATGTGCGCGGTGCCCACCACCATCGCAGGGCACGGAGTCTGGGCGCTGCGTCAGGGTATGGCCGGCGAGGTCGGCTTCGAGTTGCAGGGCCCGCGCGAGTTCGGCGGCGCCGTGTGCGACGCGGTCGTCGAGGCCGGGCAGAAGTACGGCATCCGCCGCCTGGGCAACCGGGCCGCGCCCATCAACCACCTGGAGAACGCCGTCCCCACGCGGAACCTGGACTACCTGCCCGCCCTGTACGAGCCCGAGCAGGCCGTCTTCCTCACCCACCTGCTCAGCTCGCCCTGGCACATCCCGCGGGCCTTCATCGCCGGCAGCTTCGAGGGCGAGTACCTGCGCGACTACTACCGCGACCCGGTGGAACTCGGCTGGACCCGGCAGATCAGCTTCGACCACGCCTTCCTCGGGGACGCGGCGCTGCGGGAGAAGCTCGCCCGGCCCACGCGGGTGCTGCGCACGCTCGTGTGGAACAGCGACGACGTCCTGGACGTGCATCGCTCGCTGTACGGCGACGGCCCGCACCACACGTTCATGGACATGCCCCGCGACCTGCGCGGCCACCTGTGGGTGGACCGGGTGGAGCGCGACGGCGTCCTCGTCGGCACGGCCACCTCCCGCGGCTACAGCTACTACTTCCGCAAGATGCTCTCGCTGGCCGTGCTGAACGTCGCCGACGCCGAGATCGGCACGCAGGTCGAGGTCGTCTGGGGCAATCCCGGCGACCCGGTCAAGCGGATCCGGGCCACCGTCGCCAAGGCCCCCTTCAAGCGCGTTCGCTCCCGTGCCGAGCTGCGCGCCCATCTGGCCGCGTACCGGGCCGAGTTCGGATCAGCCGCGTAA